The following are encoded in a window of Paramormyrops kingsleyae isolate MSU_618 chromosome 12, PKINGS_0.4, whole genome shotgun sequence genomic DNA:
- the LOC140593594 gene encoding uncharacterized protein isoform X2 has product MPRTKASRRSAAAKKRLIDRRRTTGSDVVAETVDGVTPIPQPKKELTVTSLTSHNQQPDPAAAAVHVVAMTDDGVTPIPRPKKELTVTRRTSHGQQPDQAAQPRPVSVMAVTDDGVNPFPPSRNTKMEMTATLPTSHDHRVPALGSICRTVDKFCRSSPSPGEGKAPTDEVPQPPHKRKAANTDHKYLLEYLNLPEPELELELELKSNLALPNHCPILGQQQHVNPVTVPVSPHFPQAPTVRGSFHQGDRRFGINSNKQCVANSLIAIVTCKIKNVLTWSVTDIDQVLLNGDDLYSTIRDAGKIRDASGYLFVRDLPTEYSLNGDTFQINYHNDMFVGLFGVSEYGDMCDVLMSADEAVRRVFSRFDACLFTLKVNTCALIKQGSWYVVIDSHSRREDGASEASGRSILAYHSSLDSLLNHIAILGLSLDAKGEQFEITAVSVSVSTESIAQQHSEGNSSVTRLDQLTSTPETGYGTVRLNVTDDEAREDDVYAGNEADVVFIGELHSEQFSFSPLTTQQQRRLSCKLGVVYVEHGHVDVTAEFPMGDPCRTMPITGDGNCFFRSVAFAITGSEREHRKIRCAVVAHILRDESRYAACLREGHSSVTQYVAASRMKYVGTWASEVEIQAAANLLGVHIFTYSHDRWLKYSTCLGCDSDQTGIYLKHCNESHYEAVTCVKRHDADDCAATCSQIATSDVPSSCRRRLERQKRRYEVSKVYKEEQLERSTKRYRENEVYRDHVKQSSISVCVCSPP; this is encoded by the coding sequence ATGCCTCGCACCAAGGCGTCCCGGCGTTcagcagcagcgaagaagaggctAATAGATAGGCGTCGAACTACTGGTAGCGATGTTGTGGCTGAGACTGTTGACGGGGTTACCCCTATTCCCCAACCCAAAAAGGAGCTGACCGTGACTAGTCTGACGAGTCACAACCAACAGCCTgaccccgctgctgctgccgttcATGTcgtggctatgactgatgacggggttaccCCTATTCCCCGACCCAAAAAGGAGCTGACCGTTACTCGGCGGACGAGCCACGGCCAACAACCTGACCAGGCCGCACAGCCGCGGCCTGTGTCTGTCATGGCTgtgactgatgacggggttaacccATTTCCCCCCTCTCGGAATACCAAAATGGAGATGACTGCGACTTTGCCGACTAGCCATGACCACCGGGTTCCCGCCCTGGGTTCCATTTGTAGGACCGTTGACAAGTTTTGTAGGTCTTCTCCTTCCCCCGGTGAAGGAAAGGCGCCGACGGACGAGGTACCGCAGCCCCCTCATAAAAGAAAGGCTGCAAATACTGACCACAAATACTTACTTGAATACTTGAACTTACCTGAACCTGAACTTGAACTTGAACTTGAACTGAAAAGCAACCTGGCACTGCCAAACCATTGCCCAATCCTGGGTCAGCAACAACATGTGAACCCTGTAACTGTACCTGTATCccctcattttcctcaggcacCTACAGTGAGAGGCTCATTTCATCAAGGAGATCGACGATTTGGAATCAACAGTAACAAACAGTGTGTGGCTAATAGTTTGATTGCTATAGTAACGTGTAAAATAAAGAATGTTTTAACCTGGTCAGTCACAGACATtgatcaagtgctgctgaaCGGAGACGACCTCTACAGTACTATCAGAGACGCTGGGAAAATTAGAGATGCTTCTGGGTATCTGTTTGTCAGAGATCTACCGACAGAGTACTCATTGAATGGTGATACATTTCAAATAAACTACCACAATGACATGTTTGTTGGACTGTTTGGTGTGAGTGAGTATGGAGATATGTGTGATGTTCTTATGTCGGCTGATGAAGCGGTAAGAAGAGTATTCTCACGGTTTGATGCATGTCTTTTTACCCTAAAAGTCAATACCTGTGCTCTCATTAAGCAAGggtcatggtatgtggtgatcgacTCGCATTCCCGACGGGAAGATGGCGCAAGCGAAGCATCGGGCAGAAGCATACTGGCTTACCACTCTAGCCTAGACTCTCTGTTGAACCACATTGCTATCCTAGGcctgtctttagatgcaaaaGGGGAGcagtttgagattacagctgtaaGTGTGAGTGTATCCACCGAAAGCATCGCACAGCAGCATTCCGAAGGTAACTCATCAGTCACCAGACTCGACCAGTTGACCAGCACACCAGAGACTGGATATGGTACGGTAAGGCTGAATGTGACAGATGATGAAGCGCGTGAGGATGATGTCTATGCTGGTAATGAAGCTGATGTGGTCTTTATCGGTGAGCTGCACAGTGAGCAGTTTTCCTTCAGTCCTTTGACAACGCAGCAGCAAAGACGCCTGTCCTGTAAACTAGGTGTGGTGTACGTCGAGCATGGTCATGTAGACGTGACTGCAGAGTTTCCAATGGGTGATCCTTGCAGAACGATGCCTATCACTGGTGATGGTAACTGCTTTTTCAGGTCTGTGGCTTTTGCTATAACTGGAAGCGAGAGAGAACACAGGAAAATCAGGTGTGCTGTTGTTGCCCACATACTAAGAGATGAATCCAGGTATGCCGCTTGTCTGAGAGAAGGTCACTCTTCTGTCACTCAGTATGTTGCCGCATCACGGATGAAGTACGTTGGTACTTGGGCATCTGAGGTAGAGATTCAAGCTGCTGCCAATCTGCTTGGTGtgcatattttcacatactctCATGACAGATGGTTAAAGTACTCCACGTGTCTTGGTTGTGATAGTGATCAGACGGGTATatacctgaaacattgtaatgagtcacaTTATGAGGCTGTAACTTGTGTGAAAAGGCATGATGCTGATGATTGTGCTGCGACCTGCTCTCAGATTGCCACTTCTGATGTGCCTTCATCGTGTCGTCGGAGACTGGAACGACAGAAAAGACGGTATGAAGTAAGTAAGGtgtacaaggaggaacaacttgagagAAGCACAAAGCGCTACCGTGAGAATGAAGTGTACAGAGATCATGTGAAGCAGTCAAGCATCT
- the LOC140593594 gene encoding uncharacterized protein isoform X1 — translation MPRTKASRRSAAAKKRLIDRRRTTGSDVVAETVDGVTPIPQPKKELTVTSLTSHNQQPDPAAAAVHVVAMTDDGVTPIPRPKKELTVTRRTSHGQQPDQAAQPRPVSVMAVTDDGVNPFPPSRNTKMEMTATLPTSHDHRVPALGSICRTVDKFCRSSPSPGEGKAPTDEVPQPPHKRKAANTDHKYLLEYLNLPEPELELELELKSNLALPNHCPILGQQQHVNPVTVPVSPHFPQAPTVRGSFHQGDRRFGINSNKQCVANSLIAIVTCKIKNVLTWSVTDIDQVLLNGDDLYSTIRDAGKIRDASGYLFVRDLPTEYSLNGDTFQINYHNDMFVGLFGVSEYGDMCDVLMSADEAVRRVFSRFDACLFTLKVNTCALIKQGSWYVVIDSHSRREDGASEASGRSILAYHSSLDSLLNHIAILGLSLDAKGEQFEITAVSVSVSTESIAQQHSEGNSSVTRLDQLTSTPETGYGTVRLNVTDDEAREDDVYAGNEADVVFIGELHSEQFSFSPLTTQQQRRLSCKLGVVYVEHGHVDVTAEFPMGDPCRTMPITGDGNCFFRSVAFAITGSEREHRKIRCAVVAHILRDESRYAACLREGHSSVTQYVAASRMKYVGTWASEVEIQAAANLLGVHIFTYSHDRWLKYSTCLGCDSDQTGIYLKHCNESHYEAVTCVKRHDADDCAATCSQIATSDVPSSCRRRLERQKRRYEVSKVYKEEQLERSTKRYRENEVYRDHVKQSSILPAVYITHPMATT, via the coding sequence ATGCCTCGCACCAAGGCGTCCCGGCGTTcagcagcagcgaagaagaggctAATAGATAGGCGTCGAACTACTGGTAGCGATGTTGTGGCTGAGACTGTTGACGGGGTTACCCCTATTCCCCAACCCAAAAAGGAGCTGACCGTGACTAGTCTGACGAGTCACAACCAACAGCCTgaccccgctgctgctgccgttcATGTcgtggctatgactgatgacggggttaccCCTATTCCCCGACCCAAAAAGGAGCTGACCGTTACTCGGCGGACGAGCCACGGCCAACAACCTGACCAGGCCGCACAGCCGCGGCCTGTGTCTGTCATGGCTgtgactgatgacggggttaacccATTTCCCCCCTCTCGGAATACCAAAATGGAGATGACTGCGACTTTGCCGACTAGCCATGACCACCGGGTTCCCGCCCTGGGTTCCATTTGTAGGACCGTTGACAAGTTTTGTAGGTCTTCTCCTTCCCCCGGTGAAGGAAAGGCGCCGACGGACGAGGTACCGCAGCCCCCTCATAAAAGAAAGGCTGCAAATACTGACCACAAATACTTACTTGAATACTTGAACTTACCTGAACCTGAACTTGAACTTGAACTTGAACTGAAAAGCAACCTGGCACTGCCAAACCATTGCCCAATCCTGGGTCAGCAACAACATGTGAACCCTGTAACTGTACCTGTATCccctcattttcctcaggcacCTACAGTGAGAGGCTCATTTCATCAAGGAGATCGACGATTTGGAATCAACAGTAACAAACAGTGTGTGGCTAATAGTTTGATTGCTATAGTAACGTGTAAAATAAAGAATGTTTTAACCTGGTCAGTCACAGACATtgatcaagtgctgctgaaCGGAGACGACCTCTACAGTACTATCAGAGACGCTGGGAAAATTAGAGATGCTTCTGGGTATCTGTTTGTCAGAGATCTACCGACAGAGTACTCATTGAATGGTGATACATTTCAAATAAACTACCACAATGACATGTTTGTTGGACTGTTTGGTGTGAGTGAGTATGGAGATATGTGTGATGTTCTTATGTCGGCTGATGAAGCGGTAAGAAGAGTATTCTCACGGTTTGATGCATGTCTTTTTACCCTAAAAGTCAATACCTGTGCTCTCATTAAGCAAGggtcatggtatgtggtgatcgacTCGCATTCCCGACGGGAAGATGGCGCAAGCGAAGCATCGGGCAGAAGCATACTGGCTTACCACTCTAGCCTAGACTCTCTGTTGAACCACATTGCTATCCTAGGcctgtctttagatgcaaaaGGGGAGcagtttgagattacagctgtaaGTGTGAGTGTATCCACCGAAAGCATCGCACAGCAGCATTCCGAAGGTAACTCATCAGTCACCAGACTCGACCAGTTGACCAGCACACCAGAGACTGGATATGGTACGGTAAGGCTGAATGTGACAGATGATGAAGCGCGTGAGGATGATGTCTATGCTGGTAATGAAGCTGATGTGGTCTTTATCGGTGAGCTGCACAGTGAGCAGTTTTCCTTCAGTCCTTTGACAACGCAGCAGCAAAGACGCCTGTCCTGTAAACTAGGTGTGGTGTACGTCGAGCATGGTCATGTAGACGTGACTGCAGAGTTTCCAATGGGTGATCCTTGCAGAACGATGCCTATCACTGGTGATGGTAACTGCTTTTTCAGGTCTGTGGCTTTTGCTATAACTGGAAGCGAGAGAGAACACAGGAAAATCAGGTGTGCTGTTGTTGCCCACATACTAAGAGATGAATCCAGGTATGCCGCTTGTCTGAGAGAAGGTCACTCTTCTGTCACTCAGTATGTTGCCGCATCACGGATGAAGTACGTTGGTACTTGGGCATCTGAGGTAGAGATTCAAGCTGCTGCCAATCTGCTTGGTGtgcatattttcacatactctCATGACAGATGGTTAAAGTACTCCACGTGTCTTGGTTGTGATAGTGATCAGACGGGTATatacctgaaacattgtaatgagtcacaTTATGAGGCTGTAACTTGTGTGAAAAGGCATGATGCTGATGATTGTGCTGCGACCTGCTCTCAGATTGCCACTTCTGATGTGCCTTCATCGTGTCGTCGGAGACTGGAACGACAGAAAAGACGGTATGAAGTAAGTAAGGtgtacaaggaggaacaacttgagagAAGCACAAAGCGCTACCGTGAGAATGAAGTGTACAGAGATCATGTGAAGCAGTCAAGCATCT
- the LOC140593594 gene encoding uncharacterized protein isoform X3, whose protein sequence is MPRTKASRRSAAAKKRLIDRRRTTGSDVVAETVDGVTPIPQPKKELTVTSLTSHNQQPDPAAAAVHVVAMTDDGVTPIPRPKKELTVTRRTSHGQQPDQAAQPRPVSVMAVTDDGVNPFPPSRNTKMEMTATLPTSHDHRVPALGSICRTVDKFCRSSPSPGEGKAPTDEVPQPPHKRKAANTDHKYLLEYLNLPEPELELELELKSNLALPNHCPILGQQQHVNPVTVPVSPHFPQAPTVRGSFHQGDRRFGINSNKQCVANSLIAIVTCKIKNVLTWSVTDIDQVLLNGDDLYSTIRDAGKIRDASGYLFVRDLPTEYSLNGDTFQINYHNDMFVGLFGVSEYGDMCDVLMSADEAVRRVFSRFDACLFTLKVNTCALIKQGSWYVVIDSHSRREDGASEASGRSILAYHSSLDSLLNHIAILGLSLDAKGEQFEITAVSVSVSTESIAQQHSEGNSSVTRLDQLTSTPETGYGTVRLNVTDDEAREDDVYAGNEADVVFIGELHSEQFSFSPLTTQQQRRLSCKLGVVYVEHGHVDVTAEFPMGDPCRTMPITGDGNCFFRSVAFAITGSEREHRKIRCAVVAHILRDESRLPLLMCLHRVVGDWNDRKDGMK, encoded by the exons ATGCCTCGCACCAAGGCGTCCCGGCGTTcagcagcagcgaagaagaggctAATAGATAGGCGTCGAACTACTGGTAGCGATGTTGTGGCTGAGACTGTTGACGGGGTTACCCCTATTCCCCAACCCAAAAAGGAGCTGACCGTGACTAGTCTGACGAGTCACAACCAACAGCCTgaccccgctgctgctgccgttcATGTcgtggctatgactgatgacggggttaccCCTATTCCCCGACCCAAAAAGGAGCTGACCGTTACTCGGCGGACGAGCCACGGCCAACAACCTGACCAGGCCGCACAGCCGCGGCCTGTGTCTGTCATGGCTgtgactgatgacggggttaacccATTTCCCCCCTCTCGGAATACCAAAATGGAGATGACTGCGACTTTGCCGACTAGCCATGACCACCGGGTTCCCGCCCTGGGTTCCATTTGTAGGACCGTTGACAAGTTTTGTAGGTCTTCTCCTTCCCCCGGTGAAGGAAAGGCGCCGACGGACGAGGTACCGCAGCCCCCTCATAAAAGAAAGGCTGCAAATACTGACCACAAATACTTACTTGAATACTTGAACTTACCTGAACCTGAACTTGAACTTGAACTTGAACTGAAAAGCAACCTGGCACTGCCAAACCATTGCCCAATCCTGGGTCAGCAACAACATGTGAACCCTGTAACTGTACCTGTATCccctcattttcctcaggcacCTACAGTGAGAGGCTCATTTCATCAAGGAGATCGACGATTTGGAATCAACAGTAACAAACAGTGTGTGGCTAATAGTTTGATTGCTATAGTAACGTGTAAAATAAAGAATGTTTTAACCTGGTCAGTCACAGACATtgatcaagtgctgctgaaCGGAGACGACCTCTACAGTACTATCAGAGACGCTGGGAAAATTAGAGATGCTTCTGGGTATCTGTTTGTCAGAGATCTACCGACAGAGTACTCATTGAATGGTGATACATTTCAAATAAACTACCACAATGACATGTTTGTTGGACTGTTTGGTGTGAGTGAGTATGGAGATATGTGTGATGTTCTTATGTCGGCTGATGAAGCGGTAAGAAGAGTATTCTCACGGTTTGATGCATGTCTTTTTACCCTAAAAGTCAATACCTGTGCTCTCATTAAGCAAGggtcatggtatgtggtgatcgacTCGCATTCCCGACGGGAAGATGGCGCAAGCGAAGCATCGGGCAGAAGCATACTGGCTTACCACTCTAGCCTAGACTCTCTGTTGAACCACATTGCTATCCTAGGcctgtctttagatgcaaaaGGGGAGcagtttgagattacagctgtaaGTGTGAGTGTATCCACCGAAAGCATCGCACAGCAGCATTCCGAAGGTAACTCATCAGTCACCAGACTCGACCAGTTGACCAGCACACCAGAGACTGGATATGGTACGGTAAGGCTGAATGTGACAGATGATGAAGCGCGTGAGGATGATGTCTATGCTGGTAATGAAGCTGATGTGGTCTTTATCGGTGAGCTGCACAGTGAGCAGTTTTCCTTCAGTCCTTTGACAACGCAGCAGCAAAGACGCCTGTCCTGTAAACTAGGTGTGGTGTACGTCGAGCATGGTCATGTAGACGTGACTGCAGAGTTTCCAATGGGTGATCCTTGCAGAACGATGCCTATCACTGGTGATGGTAACTGCTTTTTCAGGTCTGTGGCTTTTGCTATAACTGGAAGCGAGAGAGAACACAGGAAAATCAGGTGTGCTGTTGTTGCCCACATACTAAGAGATGAATCCAG ATTGCCACTTCTGATGTGCCTTCATCGTGTCGTCGGAGACTGGAACGACAGAAAAGACGGTATGAAGTAA